The Sphingobium sp. BYY-5 genome includes a window with the following:
- a CDS encoding LysR family transcriptional regulator, whose product MSRTDIADFTYFLAIARHRNFRLAGVQLGVSASAVSHALKGLEGRLGVRLLNRTNRSVTLTAAGEELHDAISQPFAAIGQAYERINAYRDAPAGKIRLNVIADAAQLVLAPVLPVFADRYPDVAVEITANDRMIDVIGSGFDAGIRHGGTVPEDMIARRISADLRWVVAASPAYLARFGRLRTPADLEAHRCLGVRLGNERMYRWEFMGPDGEFAIAVPSQVVAEDGRAMLALALNDFGLMYGTEAIFAPYLARGELELVLEDWSTTGPGYHIYYSSRRQVPMGLRLLIDLIQEFRPLGL is encoded by the coding sequence ATGAGCCGCACCGACATTGCCGATTTCACCTATTTTCTGGCAATTGCCCGGCATCGCAATTTTCGGCTCGCGGGGGTTCAGCTGGGCGTCAGCGCTTCGGCGGTCAGCCATGCGCTCAAGGGGCTGGAAGGGCGCCTGGGCGTACGGCTGCTCAATCGTACCAATCGGAGCGTCACCCTTACCGCCGCCGGTGAAGAGCTGCACGACGCCATATCGCAGCCATTCGCCGCAATTGGTCAGGCGTATGAACGCATCAACGCCTATCGCGATGCGCCCGCGGGCAAGATTCGGCTCAACGTGATCGCCGATGCGGCGCAACTGGTGCTGGCGCCGGTACTTCCGGTTTTCGCGGATCGTTATCCGGACGTCGCGGTCGAGATCACGGCGAATGACCGGATGATCGACGTGATCGGCAGCGGTTTCGACGCAGGCATTCGCCATGGGGGCACTGTGCCCGAAGACATGATCGCACGGCGCATTTCCGCCGATCTGCGATGGGTCGTTGCGGCATCTCCAGCCTATCTTGCAAGATTTGGACGCCTTCGAACACCGGCCGATCTGGAGGCGCATCGCTGCCTTGGCGTCCGTCTGGGCAATGAGCGGATGTATCGATGGGAATTCATGGGACCGGACGGAGAATTTGCCATAGCAGTGCCAAGCCAGGTGGTCGCGGAGGATGGTCGCGCGATGCTCGCGCTCGCGCTGAACGATTTTGGCTTGATGTACGGTACTGAAGCGATCTTCGCACCATATCTGGCGCGGGGTGAACTCGAACTTGTCCTTGAAGACTGGTCGACGACGGGACCTGGCTATCATATTTATTATTCAAGCCGGCGCCAGGTCCCGATGGGACTGAGATTACTGATCGATCTTATCCAGGAATTTCGTCCTCTGGGTCTTTAA
- a CDS encoding Dabb family protein — translation METSRREIAAMIMLGGTGAALSSAKAATPATEAKLVHHVFFWLKNPGSKVDRDQLIAGLATLKDIPVIRSLQIGVPASTEKRDVIDASYDVTELMYFDNLADQKAYQDHPIHLAFVKSCEHLWQKVLVYDMEIVAGD, via the coding sequence ATGGAAACGAGCAGGAGGGAAATTGCCGCAATGATCATGCTGGGTGGTACTGGCGCAGCCCTTTCATCGGCCAAGGCCGCAACGCCGGCCACCGAGGCAAAGCTGGTGCACCATGTATTCTTCTGGTTGAAGAACCCGGGTTCCAAGGTCGATCGCGATCAATTGATTGCCGGTCTTGCTACGCTCAAGGACATTCCCGTCATCCGTTCATTGCAGATCGGGGTGCCTGCCAGCACGGAGAAGCGCGATGTCATAGACGCGAGCTATGACGTGACGGAACTCATGTATTTTGACAATTTGGCGGATCAGAAAGCCTATCAGGACCATCCGATACATCTTGCCTTCGTGAAATCCTGCGAACATCTCTGGCAAAAAGTCCTTGTCTACGACATGGAAATCGTTGCTGGCGATTAA
- a CDS encoding LacI family DNA-binding transcriptional regulator has translation MSLMARRKQNGITIRGVAERAGVSAMTVSNVINGAGRASAATVAAVQAAIAELGYVPNLAARRLAKARATTLGLIYSDRRTPFLDAVLVGTLRATNAHGLQLILREGGSGTKDEAEGIAKDLVRSGADALLLVPPFAEQLSRSEILTTLGVPVAAIATGAAMSGITTVRIDNRAAMCSITERVIAKGHRRIGYIAGPEHYSVVAARLDGFRDALHKHAIPQEPPLMILHSEFDYASGMVAGQTLLKLSDRPTAIICSSDDLAAGVIARANDMGFRLPEDLAVTGFDDTILASRIWPPLTVVRQPVEDMAFRATQRLIAELGNVKGVADIRDEIFDHGIVERQSTSVTLSALP, from the coding sequence ATGAGCCTGATGGCGAGACGAAAACAGAATGGCATAACGATCCGTGGGGTCGCGGAACGGGCGGGCGTTTCCGCAATGACGGTGTCGAACGTGATAAATGGCGCCGGTCGCGCCAGTGCGGCGACCGTCGCGGCGGTGCAGGCCGCCATCGCGGAGCTGGGATATGTCCCCAACCTGGCCGCACGCCGCCTGGCAAAGGCGCGCGCGACCACCCTGGGGCTTATTTACAGCGACCGGCGCACGCCATTTCTGGATGCTGTGCTGGTCGGGACGCTGCGAGCGACCAACGCACATGGCCTTCAGCTTATCCTGCGCGAGGGGGGGAGCGGAACCAAGGACGAGGCGGAAGGCATCGCAAAAGATCTGGTGCGCAGCGGGGCCGATGCGCTCCTGCTCGTTCCTCCCTTCGCGGAACAGCTTAGCAGATCGGAGATTCTGACGACATTGGGCGTTCCGGTTGCCGCAATCGCGACCGGCGCCGCGATGTCCGGCATTACGACCGTGCGGATCGATAACCGCGCGGCGATGTGTTCCATTACCGAAAGGGTAATCGCCAAGGGACACCGCCGTATCGGCTATATTGCAGGCCCAGAACATTACAGCGTTGTGGCGGCCCGGCTGGACGGCTTTCGCGATGCCCTGCACAAACATGCGATACCCCAGGAGCCGCCGCTGATGATCCTTCACAGCGAGTTCGACTATGCTTCCGGAATGGTGGCTGGGCAAACGCTTCTGAAACTGTCCGACCGGCCAACCGCGATCATCTGCAGCAGTGATGATCTGGCTGCCGGTGTGATCGCGCGGGCCAATGACATGGGCTTCAGACTCCCGGAGGACCTGGCTGTCACGGGATTCGACGATACAATTCTGGCGTCGCGCATCTGGCCGCCATTGACCGTGGTTCGCCAGCCTGTCGAAGACATGGCCTTCCGTGCTACCCAGCGCCTGATCGCCGAACTCGGCAATGTGAAAGGCGTGGCGGACATAAGAGACGAGATTTTCGATCACGGCATAGTGGAACGCCAATCCACGTCGGTCACGCTATCCGCATTGCCGTAA
- a CDS encoding GMC family oxidoreductase, which translates to MASTDRFDAIVIGSGISGGWAAKELTEKGLRVLMLDRGPMVEHGEGYTYDGKPAYEVPARNMMPDRLMESDYFIAKHGYVSPSNQAFYNNDRLNPYDYEEGNKFYWIRPGAVGGKSLIWGRWSFRWSPEDFEANKKDGVGGDWPIRYDDLVPWYSYVEKYIGVSGSRENLPYLPDSEFQPPMPMNVAEQWMKGRLETQFPGRKMIHARLSNMTEDKPDQNRTKCQFRNQCSNGCSFGAYFSTQAVTLPAARATGRLTLRSDAVVTNLEYDAAAKRVTGVRFVDTKTGAAETVNARLVFVCASAMASTQILMNSRAQGSGRSHFDTSGTLGRYVMDHIFRVGIWGNIPGMEEYIEYGRRPGGIYVPRFRNIGKDDGVGFKRGYGYQGGASRQPSRPVGFGASMKEGMRRYSGWQFHMGAFGECLPYEDNKVSLHPDKVDRFGIPLMRFNVTFRDNELRMMADARKEGEKMLRAAGLQNVQSSVQEHVPGDAIHEMGGARMGADPRASVLNKWSQAHDASNLFVTDGAQMASISCVNPSLTFMALTARAVDHAVKGLQGGSI; encoded by the coding sequence ATGGCATCGACCGACAGGTTTGACGCAATCGTCATCGGTTCCGGCATCAGCGGCGGCTGGGCCGCAAAGGAACTGACCGAAAAGGGGCTACGTGTCCTCATGCTGGACCGCGGTCCCATGGTGGAACATGGCGAAGGTTATACCTATGACGGCAAGCCGGCTTATGAAGTGCCGGCACGGAACATGATGCCCGACCGGCTGATGGAGAGCGACTATTTCATCGCCAAACATGGGTATGTCTCGCCCAGCAACCAGGCCTTCTACAATAATGATCGCCTGAACCCCTATGACTATGAGGAGGGCAACAAATTCTACTGGATTCGCCCCGGCGCGGTCGGGGGCAAATCCCTCATCTGGGGGCGCTGGAGCTTTCGCTGGAGTCCGGAGGATTTCGAGGCGAACAAAAAGGACGGCGTGGGCGGAGACTGGCCGATCCGCTATGATGACCTGGTGCCCTGGTACAGCTATGTCGAAAAATATATCGGGGTGTCGGGTTCGCGCGAAAATCTGCCCTATTTGCCAGACAGCGAGTTCCAGCCGCCGATGCCCATGAACGTGGCGGAGCAATGGATGAAGGGGCGGCTGGAAACACAATTCCCCGGCCGCAAGATGATCCACGCCCGCCTGTCCAACATGACGGAGGACAAGCCGGACCAGAACCGGACAAAATGCCAGTTCCGCAATCAATGTTCGAACGGTTGTTCCTTTGGCGCCTATTTCTCGACCCAGGCGGTGACATTGCCGGCGGCACGGGCGACGGGGCGACTGACACTGCGATCCGATGCGGTCGTCACCAATCTCGAATATGATGCGGCCGCGAAACGCGTCACTGGTGTACGTTTCGTTGATACCAAGACCGGCGCGGCTGAAACGGTGAACGCCCGACTCGTCTTCGTCTGCGCATCGGCCATGGCATCGACCCAGATTCTGATGAATTCCCGCGCGCAGGGCAGTGGACGCAGCCATTTCGACACGAGTGGCACGCTCGGCCGCTACGTCATGGATCATATCTTCCGCGTGGGCATTTGGGGCAATATTCCTGGTATGGAGGAATATATCGAATATGGCCGTCGGCCCGGCGGCATCTATGTTCCCCGGTTCCGCAACATCGGCAAGGATGATGGTGTGGGATTCAAACGCGGCTATGGCTATCAGGGCGGAGCCTCTCGCCAACCATCCAGGCCCGTGGGCTTTGGTGCATCGATGAAGGAAGGCATGCGGCGCTATAGCGGATGGCAGTTCCATATGGGAGCCTTCGGTGAGTGTCTTCCCTATGAAGACAATAAGGTATCCCTTCACCCGGACAAGGTTGATCGCTTTGGTATCCCCCTGATGCGGTTCAACGTCACATTCCGCGACAATGAGCTGCGTATGATGGCCGATGCCCGCAAGGAAGGCGAAAAGATGCTGCGCGCCGCTGGGTTGCAGAATGTTCAGAGCAGCGTGCAGGAACATGTACCGGGCGACGCCATTCACGAAATGGGCGGCGCACGCATGGGCGCAGACCCCCGCGCTTCGGTGTTGAACAAATGGAGCCAGGCCCATGATGCATCGAACCTTTTCGTCACCGATGGCGCACAGATGGCCTCCATATCTTGCGTCAATCCTTCGCTGACTTTCATGGCCCTGACCGCACGGGCCGTGGACCATGCCGTGAAGGGTTTGCAGGGAGGCTCGATCTAA
- a CDS encoding sugar phosphate isomerase/epimerase has protein sequence MKMNRRTMMMGAGGLAALAGQPFLTGAATAAQIRTIGLQLFTVREIFATDPVGTLEKIAKIGYREVEYGGGGYDAMDHKLLRSTMDRLGLKSPSIHVGYDALLDRFDASVTMAKTLGADTIVLPYMVDKHRNADAWQVAIANFNRFAEQLKKEGLGFAYHNHDFEFTVKPDGVSLFDRLVKETDPALIKIELDLYWAIYAGQDPQALIRSLPGRIYSYHVKDMRADRSMTSVGTGTIDFGDIFKLNAVSGARHFYVENDQAPAPYIPDITKSFQTLRTLRF, from the coding sequence ATGAAGATGAACCGTCGTACCATGATGATGGGCGCAGGCGGCCTCGCGGCGCTCGCCGGTCAGCCTTTCCTTACCGGGGCCGCCACCGCCGCGCAGATCCGGACGATCGGGCTACAGCTTTTTACGGTGCGGGAAATCTTCGCGACCGATCCTGTGGGTACGCTGGAGAAGATCGCGAAGATCGGATATCGCGAAGTGGAATATGGCGGTGGTGGCTATGACGCCATGGACCATAAACTATTGCGAAGCACCATGGATCGGCTGGGGCTCAAGAGTCCGTCCATCCATGTGGGCTATGATGCGCTGCTAGACCGTTTCGACGCCAGCGTCACGATGGCGAAGACCCTCGGCGCGGATACGATCGTCCTGCCCTATATGGTCGACAAGCATCGCAATGCCGACGCCTGGCAGGTCGCGATCGCCAATTTCAACCGCTTTGCCGAGCAGTTGAAGAAGGAAGGGCTTGGTTTCGCCTATCATAATCACGACTTCGAATTCACCGTCAAACCGGACGGCGTCAGCCTGTTCGACCGATTGGTGAAGGAAACCGATCCTGCTCTCATCAAGATCGAACTCGATCTCTACTGGGCCATCTATGCTGGGCAGGACCCACAGGCGCTGATCCGCAGCCTGCCCGGTCGCATCTATTCCTATCATGTAAAGGACATGCGCGCTGACCGCAGCATGACATCGGTAGGGACAGGGACGATCGACTTTGGGGACATCTTCAAACTGAATGCGGTTTCCGGTGCCCGCCATTTCTACGTCGAGAACGACCAGGCGCCGGCGCCCTATATTCCCGACATCACCAAGAGCTTCCAAACCCTGCGCACTCTGCGCTTCTGA
- a CDS encoding gluconate 2-dehydrogenase subunit 3 family protein yields MIDRRKALAGMVAMFGAQLFAPIARAAGIIPAQAVISEGTPSIQVFTPDQRALMTALCDRIIPATDTPGAISAGVPAYIEKLLADWADPDDQGPIISGLAEIDARSQHDYNVPAHRATAAQQDALLTLAMNNGFQKGAEFFEAFRQLVIVGYYTSEIGITQEREYLPVPGEYNGAFPYSQVNKVYSA; encoded by the coding sequence ATGATCGATCGCAGAAAAGCGCTTGCCGGCATGGTCGCCATGTTCGGCGCGCAACTTTTCGCCCCGATCGCTCGGGCGGCGGGCATCATCCCCGCTCAGGCCGTCATCAGCGAGGGCACGCCGAGCATCCAAGTGTTCACGCCCGATCAGCGCGCTTTGATGACAGCGCTGTGCGACCGCATCATCCCCGCGACCGATACGCCCGGCGCGATCTCGGCCGGTGTTCCGGCCTATATCGAGAAGCTGCTGGCGGATTGGGCGGATCCCGATGATCAGGGTCCGATCATCTCCGGCCTGGCGGAAATCGATGCACGCAGCCAGCATGACTATAATGTCCCCGCGCACCGCGCCACGGCTGCGCAGCAGGACGCATTGCTGACGCTGGCCATGAATAACGGCTTCCAGAAGGGCGCGGAGTTTTTCGAGGCGTTCCGACAGCTCGTCATTGTCGGCTATTACACGTCGGAAATCGGCATCACGCAGGAGCGCGAATATTTGCCCGTTCCCGGCGAATATAATGGCGCCTTCCCCTATTCTCAGGTCAATAAGGTCTATTCCGCATGA
- a CDS encoding DUF1080 domain-containing protein produces MKGIRIGTAVVAGIMLGTLANAQEKPGFKDTPILPGGTWHVHDPDRPPAPVVTPAAKLGGAPSDAIILFDGSTLDAWRGERGPWTVEKGIMTIPPRAKSGGENNLISRQEFGDIQLHLEFRSPNPPQKSSQDRGNSGIWFMQRYEVQILDSYQNPTYADGAAGAVYAWKPPLVNPSRQPGEWQSYDIVFERPHFATDGSLARPAYVTVLLNGVLVQNHQAMLGTTAWRQIAKYTAHGDKAPIQLQDHDSPVSFRNIWVRPLPEAAIAQDLKGVGQ; encoded by the coding sequence ATGAAAGGCATTCGCATCGGGACTGCGGTGGTGGCCGGCATCATGCTCGGCACATTGGCGAACGCACAGGAAAAACCGGGCTTCAAGGATACACCGATCCTGCCCGGCGGAACATGGCATGTCCATGATCCGGATCGGCCACCCGCACCGGTCGTCACGCCCGCGGCGAAGCTTGGTGGTGCTCCATCCGATGCGATCATTCTGTTTGACGGCTCAACACTCGACGCCTGGCGCGGCGAGCGTGGTCCGTGGACGGTCGAAAAGGGGATCATGACGATCCCGCCCCGCGCCAAGAGCGGCGGCGAGAATAATCTGATTTCCCGACAGGAATTTGGCGATATTCAGCTCCATCTGGAATTTCGGTCGCCCAATCCGCCACAGAAAAGCTCGCAGGACCGTGGCAATAGCGGCATCTGGTTCATGCAGCGTTATGAGGTGCAGATCCTCGACAGCTATCAGAACCCAACCTATGCCGACGGTGCGGCCGGGGCGGTCTATGCCTGGAAGCCGCCTTTGGTGAACCCGTCCCGCCAACCGGGCGAATGGCAGAGCTACGACATCGTCTTCGAACGCCCCCATTTCGCGACGGATGGCAGCCTTGCGCGTCCGGCCTATGTCACGGTGTTGCTGAACGGCGTGCTGGTGCAGAACCATCAGGCGATGCTCGGCACAACTGCATGGCGGCAGATCGCAAAATATACGGCACATGGCGACAAGGCGCCCATCCAGTTGCAGGACCATGACAGCCCGGTTTCGTTCCGCAACATCTGGGTCCGCCCGCTTCCCGAGGCGGCCATCGCACAGGATCTCAAGGGGGTAGGACAATGA
- a CDS encoding TIM barrel protein, whose product MSVSRRAMIATSLAAAATPAMSALAGKGGSNAAHFSLGYAPHEGSFASRGGLLEQIAFAADQGFRAWEDNEARQRPVEQQEAMARAFAQRNMSMGVFVASMPKWADFRPVLGANDDADREAFLADIRTSIDVAKRLNAKHMTVVTGFMDRRVPQDIQTGRIIDLMRRAGDIVAPHGLVLVMEPLNTRTNHPGVFMQSIAQGYAVARGVNSPGVKILADLYHEQIQSGNLIPTLDACWAEVGYIQFGDNPGRKEPGTGEINFGNIVRWLREHHYAGVIGMEHGNSLDGREGEERLIAAYRAIDKT is encoded by the coding sequence ATGAGCGTGTCGCGGAGAGCGATGATCGCCACCAGCCTTGCCGCAGCCGCTACACCGGCCATGTCGGCCCTTGCCGGAAAGGGCGGATCGAACGCCGCGCATTTCTCCCTCGGCTACGCCCCGCATGAAGGCAGCTTCGCCAGCCGGGGCGGCTTACTGGAGCAGATCGCCTTCGCTGCCGATCAGGGCTTTCGCGCCTGGGAGGATAATGAAGCGCGCCAACGCCCGGTCGAGCAGCAGGAGGCGATGGCACGCGCATTCGCCCAACGGAACATGTCCATGGGTGTGTTCGTCGCGAGTATGCCGAAATGGGCGGATTTTCGTCCCGTTCTGGGCGCGAACGACGACGCGGACAGGGAAGCCTTCCTGGCGGACATCCGCACGTCGATCGATGTCGCCAAGCGTCTGAACGCCAAGCACATGACTGTCGTCACCGGCTTCATGGACCGCCGGGTGCCGCAGGACATCCAGACGGGGCGTATCATCGACCTCATGCGACGCGCCGGTGACATCGTCGCGCCGCATGGATTGGTGCTGGTGATGGAACCGCTCAACACCCGCACCAACCATCCCGGCGTGTTCATGCAGTCGATCGCGCAAGGCTATGCGGTTGCGCGCGGCGTAAACAGCCCCGGCGTCAAGATATTGGCGGACCTTTATCATGAACAGATTCAGTCGGGGAACCTGATCCCGACGCTCGACGCCTGCTGGGCAGAGGTCGGCTATATCCAGTTCGGCGACAATCCCGGCCGTAAGGAGCCGGGAACGGGCGAAATCAATTTTGGCAACATCGTCCGCTGGCTGCGCGAACACCACTATGCCGGCGTGATCGGCATGGAACATGGCAATTCGCTGGACGGGCGCGAAGGCGAAGAACGCCTGATCGCCGCATATCGCGCGATCGACAAGACTTGA
- a CDS encoding MFS transporter — MSVLALFTASTSASLRAAIASSLKVQWIDPVAPIAAGELIGSALGSAFLGFAITLFIGSALLDRIGMRRMLIGCGVAFLVGTTLIIGAGGLASGMGIYHLVWLGMLLSGIGWGLAEASINPLTARLYPEDTTHRLNVLHAWFPGGLIVGGLAGVFLAPLLPWQAIMALVFLPAIGVIVIAATTSFPEPPKTVSSANTKDMMLEVFRRPSFFVWFGAMFLTASSELAPGQWIDVALSNRVGMRGILLLVYVSALMFVFRHFAGRIAGRLSNPGLLWISSLLAAIGLFLLSQAQSPATAILASTIWGLGVCAMWPTMLASVAERYPRGDAWALGLVGSAGALASFFVLPRLGEMFDQAKVEIAGGPEAFTRLTGAALRQVEDAAASQSFARLTLVPIILLAVFGLIWVTERRASRRAARVAEGVA; from the coding sequence TTGAGCGTTCTTGCGCTCTTCACCGCATCGACCAGCGCGTCGTTGCGCGCGGCGATCGCAAGCAGCCTTAAGGTGCAATGGATCGATCCGGTCGCACCCATTGCGGCGGGGGAGCTTATCGGCTCGGCACTCGGTTCGGCCTTCCTGGGCTTCGCCATCACCCTCTTCATCGGGAGCGCGCTGCTTGACCGGATCGGTATGCGGCGAATGCTCATAGGATGCGGCGTCGCTTTCCTTGTCGGCACCACCTTGATAATTGGCGCAGGCGGGTTGGCCAGCGGCATGGGCATCTACCATCTCGTATGGCTGGGGATGCTGCTGAGCGGTATCGGCTGGGGCCTTGCCGAAGCGTCGATCAATCCCCTGACCGCCAGACTCTATCCTGAAGACACGACCCATCGGCTGAATGTGCTGCACGCCTGGTTTCCGGGCGGACTGATCGTCGGTGGCCTTGCCGGCGTCTTCCTCGCCCCGCTGCTCCCCTGGCAGGCGATCATGGCGCTCGTCTTCCTTCCAGCCATCGGCGTCATCGTCATTGCCGCGACGACCAGCTTCCCCGAGCCGCCGAAAACCGTCAGCAGTGCCAACACGAAGGACATGATGCTGGAAGTATTCCGCCGCCCCAGCTTCTTCGTCTGGTTCGGCGCGATGTTCCTGACGGCCTCGTCCGAACTGGCGCCCGGCCAGTGGATCGATGTCGCGCTCAGCAACCGGGTCGGTATGCGCGGCATCCTGCTGCTCGTGTATGTGAGCGCTTTGATGTTCGTCTTCCGCCATTTCGCCGGACGCATCGCCGGTCGGCTTTCCAATCCGGGACTGCTCTGGATTTCCAGCCTGTTGGCCGCGATCGGCCTGTTCCTTCTGTCGCAGGCGCAATCGCCCGCCACCGCCATCCTGGCGTCGACCATCTGGGGCCTGGGCGTCTGCGCGATGTGGCCGACAATGCTGGCATCGGTAGCAGAGCGCTATCCGCGCGGCGACGCCTGGGCACTCGGCCTGGTCGGATCGGCGGGTGCGCTCGCCAGCTTCTTCGTCCTGCCACGACTGGGGGAGATGTTCGATCAAGCGAAGGTGGAAATTGCCGGCGGGCCTGAGGCGTTTACGCGGCTGACTGGCGCGGCCCTGCGTCAGGTAGAGGATGCGGCAGCGTCCCAGTCCTTCGCGCGGCTGACGCTGGTGCCGATCATATTGCTGGCGGTCTTCGGCCTGATCTGGGTGACGGAGCGCCGCGCCAGTCGACGCGCCGCCCGGGTTGCAGAGGGCGTAGCATGA
- a CDS encoding sugar phosphate isomerase/epimerase translates to MATRSVMRGPAVFLAQFMGDAAPFDTLDNAARWMAQAGYKGIQVPSNDPRCMDLALAAESQDYCDELTGRCREAGVEITELSTHLQGQLVAVHPAYDPAFDAFAPPALRGKPAERQAWAVDQLKLAAKASRRLGLAAHATFSGALAWPFIYPWPQRPAGLVDEAFAELGRRWKPILDAFDEEGVDVCFELHPGEDLHDGLTFERFLDVVGGHPRANILYDPSHFVLQAMDYLQFIDIYHDRIKMFHVKDAEFNPTGRAGVYGGYADWVDRPGRFRSLGDGQVDFTGIFSRLTQYGYSGWAVLEWECCLKHPEDGAREGAPFIAAHMIRQPERAFDDFAGGGDAGNNRKWLGLS, encoded by the coding sequence ATGGCGACCCGCTCGGTAATGCGGGGTCCGGCTGTTTTCCTGGCGCAGTTCATGGGTGACGCCGCGCCGTTCGACACGCTGGACAATGCCGCCCGCTGGATGGCGCAGGCCGGTTATAAAGGCATACAGGTGCCCAGCAACGATCCGCGTTGCATGGACCTTGCGCTGGCGGCGGAGAGCCAGGATTATTGCGACGAGCTGACAGGCCGCTGTCGCGAGGCGGGCGTGGAGATTACGGAACTTTCGACTCATCTCCAGGGACAGCTCGTCGCGGTCCACCCAGCCTATGATCCAGCATTCGACGCTTTCGCCCCGCCCGCCCTGCGCGGCAAGCCAGCCGAGCGGCAGGCATGGGCCGTCGATCAATTGAAGCTGGCGGCGAAGGCGAGCCGTCGACTGGGCCTTGCCGCTCATGCGACCTTCTCCGGCGCGCTGGCATGGCCGTTCATCTATCCCTGGCCACAGCGCCCCGCCGGCCTTGTCGATGAGGCATTCGCGGAACTGGGTCGGCGATGGAAACCGATCCTGGATGCGTTCGATGAAGAGGGGGTTGATGTCTGCTTCGAACTCCACCCTGGCGAAGACCTGCACGACGGCCTGACTTTCGAGCGGTTCCTGGATGTCGTGGGCGGCCATCCGCGCGCCAACATCCTATACGATCCCAGCCATTTCGTGTTGCAGGCGATGGATTATCTCCAGTTCATCGACATCTATCACGACCGCATCAAAATGTTCCATGTCAAGGATGCGGAATTCAACCCGACTGGCCGGGCTGGCGTCTATGGGGGCTATGCCGACTGGGTCGATCGGCCCGGCCGGTTCCGGTCGCTGGGCGACGGACAGGTCGATTTCACCGGCATATTCTCGCGCCTCACCCAATATGGTTATAGCGGGTGGGCCGTGCTGGAATGGGAATGCTGCCTGAAACATCCCGAGGACGGTGCGCGGGAGGGTGCGCCCTTCATCGCGGCGCACATGATCCGCCAGCCCGAACGCGCCTTCGACGATTTCGCAGGTGGCGGCGACGCCGGCAACAACCGGAAATGGCTGGGGCTGAGCTGA
- a CDS encoding c-type cytochrome, giving the protein MTRVAGFGLMAAALSATVIVSNMASAQTAPSPPPAFAACRACHNVQKDGKSGIGPNLNGVASRPAASLPGFNYSAALKASKLKWDDQTLDAYLAAPTKKVPGTRMPIATPDPAKRAAIITFLKGLK; this is encoded by the coding sequence GTGACAAGGGTAGCGGGCTTCGGCCTGATGGCGGCTGCGCTGAGCGCGACCGTAATTGTTTCCAATATGGCCAGTGCCCAGACGGCGCCTTCGCCGCCTCCGGCCTTTGCCGCGTGCCGCGCATGTCATAACGTGCAGAAAGACGGCAAGAGCGGGATTGGTCCAAATCTCAATGGCGTTGCCAGCCGTCCGGCCGCATCGCTTCCCGGTTTCAATTATTCCGCCGCGCTCAAGGCGTCGAAGCTGAAATGGGACGATCAGACGCTGGACGCCTATCTGGCCGCACCCACGAAGAAGGTGCCGGGAACCCGTATGCCGATCGCGACGCCCGATCCCGCCAAGCGGGCCGCCATCATCACCTTTCTCAAGGGCCTGAAATAA